From one Variovorax sp. PBL-H6 genomic stretch:
- a CDS encoding tripartite tricarboxylate transporter TctB family protein, which yields MQRGERIFAAVIGVFGLLWIWKSTELTYLDYYAPGPGFLPLWLGALLVVLVLVFFWSHRGTEAPASPHHPARWWSIVIGLAVTVGLVEPLGFMVPVALYLLFLLKRVEQLPWRLSLLVAAGTSLAIFGVFHLWLSVPLPRGPWGF from the coding sequence ATGCAGCGCGGTGAACGCATCTTCGCCGCCGTCATCGGTGTCTTCGGCTTGCTGTGGATCTGGAAGTCAACCGAGCTCACCTACCTCGACTACTACGCACCGGGGCCCGGCTTCCTGCCGCTGTGGCTGGGCGCATTGCTGGTCGTGCTGGTGCTGGTGTTCTTCTGGAGCCACCGGGGCACTGAGGCGCCGGCCTCGCCTCACCATCCGGCGCGCTGGTGGTCCATCGTCATCGGCCTGGCCGTGACCGTGGGCCTGGTCGAGCCGCTCGGCTTCATGGTGCCCGTGGCCCTGTACCTGCTCTTCCTGCTCAAGCGCGTGGAGCAGCTCCCCTGGCGCCTGTCGCTGCTGGTGGCCGCGGGGACCTCGCTTGCCATCTTCGGCGTCTTCCACCTGTGGCTTTCCGTGCCGCTGCCGCGCGGCCCCTGGGGGTTCTGA
- a CDS encoding tripartite tricarboxylate transporter permease produces MDIFAALGNGFAVALTPMNLLFCLAGVLLGQIVGVVPGIGPAAAISLLLPLTFGGNAISSTIMFAGIYYGAQYGGTITSVLLSIPGESSSVMTSIDGHQLARKGRAGAALGIAAIGSFIAGILGTLGLAALAPLLAAGALAFGPPEYFALVVLGLTALALVGGSVIKGLIMGVLGLCLATIGTDPQEGSTRFIFDQLWLLDGVEFLVLAVAIFGVGEVLSSAENGQPPAKIEANIKGAWPTRADWQASRWPILRGSVVGFLVGVLPGAGATIASFMSYALEKRLSKHPETFGTGAIEGVAGPESANNASSAGAMVPMFALGIPGSNTTAIMLGALVMFGLRPGPQLFEQNPELVWGIVASMFVGNALLLVLNMPLAGLSVLLLRARYAVLYPVILAICIAGVYSQSNSVSDLYLLAGFGVVGYLMQRYAFPAAPLVLGLVLEPLFENALRQSMTIAQGSTAIFITRPISALLLLASLVSVVWTGVRAHQARARGRM; encoded by the coding sequence ATGGACATCTTCGCCGCATTGGGCAACGGCTTTGCCGTGGCGCTGACCCCCATGAACCTGCTGTTCTGCCTGGCCGGCGTGCTGCTCGGTCAGATCGTCGGCGTGGTCCCGGGCATCGGGCCCGCAGCGGCGATCTCGCTGTTGCTGCCCTTGACCTTCGGCGGCAATGCGATCTCGTCCACCATCATGTTCGCCGGCATCTACTACGGCGCGCAGTACGGGGGAACCATCACCTCCGTGCTCCTGAGCATTCCGGGTGAGTCTTCCTCGGTGATGACCAGCATCGACGGCCACCAGCTCGCCCGCAAGGGCCGGGCGGGCGCGGCGCTCGGCATCGCGGCAATAGGCTCCTTCATCGCAGGCATCCTGGGCACCCTCGGGCTCGCTGCCCTGGCGCCGCTGCTGGCGGCCGGTGCCCTGGCGTTCGGGCCGCCGGAGTATTTCGCTCTGGTCGTGCTCGGGCTCACGGCGCTCGCGCTCGTGGGCGGCTCGGTCATCAAGGGGCTGATCATGGGCGTGCTCGGCCTTTGCCTCGCCACGATCGGCACCGATCCGCAGGAGGGAAGCACTCGCTTCATCTTCGACCAGCTGTGGTTGCTCGATGGCGTGGAGTTCCTCGTGCTCGCGGTGGCGATCTTCGGTGTCGGTGAGGTGCTCTCGTCAGCGGAGAACGGGCAGCCGCCTGCGAAGATCGAGGCCAACATCAAGGGTGCCTGGCCCACCAGGGCCGACTGGCAGGCCTCGCGCTGGCCCATCTTGCGTGGCAGTGTCGTCGGCTTCCTGGTCGGTGTGCTGCCGGGTGCCGGGGCGACGATCGCGTCCTTCATGTCCTATGCGCTGGAGAAGCGGCTGTCGAAGCATCCGGAGACGTTCGGCACGGGTGCGATCGAGGGCGTGGCCGGTCCGGAATCCGCGAACAACGCGTCGTCGGCGGGTGCGATGGTGCCGATGTTCGCCCTCGGGATCCCGGGTTCGAATACGACTGCCATCATGCTCGGCGCCCTGGTCATGTTCGGCTTGCGGCCTGGCCCCCAGCTCTTCGAGCAGAACCCGGAGCTCGTCTGGGGCATCGTCGCAAGCATGTTCGTCGGCAATGCGCTCCTGCTGGTGCTGAACATGCCTCTGGCTGGCCTTTCCGTGCTGCTGCTGCGGGCGCGCTACGCAGTGCTCTACCCGGTCATCCTGGCGATCTGCATCGCGGGGGTCTACAGCCAATCCAACAGCGTTTCCGACCTCTATCTGCTGGCGGGCTTCGGCGTCGTCGGCTACCTGATGCAGCGGTATGCGTTTCCGGCAGCACCATTGGTGCTCGGACTTGTGCTCGAGCCGCTGTTCGAGAATGCGCTGCGCCAGTCGATGACCATCGCCCAGGGCAGCACCGCCATCTTCATCACGCGGCCGATATCGGCCCTCCTGCTGCTGGCAAGTCTGGTGTCAGTCGTATGGACAGGGGTCCGCGCCCACCAAGCACGCGCGCGCGGTCGAATGTGA
- a CDS encoding fumarylacetoacetate hydrolase family protein, which translates to MKLATFAASANDAPRLGAVVDQDRLLLDLATVRDAPFEDMSMLGLIDAGDTGLDWVRNAVAHASGELLPIAQAHLFAPIPRPRKNVFCVGWNYVAHFDEGSKTRSAATELPEHPTFFTKASTAVIGPHDAILIDRTITEKLDWEAELGVVIGRRGKNIAQSSAMEHVWGYMVINDITGREVQRRHGNQWFKGKSLDSSCPMGPWIVTADALDPADLAIQCRVNGVAKQASTTRRMFFGIPSILEELSHGLTLEPGDVIATGTPEGVGHARVPPEFLARGDVVETEVSGIGKLRNIVGPP; encoded by the coding sequence ATGAAACTCGCCACCTTCGCTGCCAGCGCCAACGATGCCCCGCGCCTCGGCGCGGTGGTCGACCAGGACCGCCTTCTCCTCGACCTGGCCACAGTCCGGGACGCACCCTTCGAAGACATGTCCATGCTCGGCCTGATCGACGCCGGCGACACCGGACTGGACTGGGTGCGCAACGCCGTTGCGCACGCCAGCGGCGAACTGCTGCCGATCGCACAGGCGCATCTTTTCGCGCCGATACCCCGGCCAAGAAAGAACGTCTTCTGCGTAGGCTGGAACTATGTTGCCCATTTCGACGAAGGCAGCAAGACACGCAGCGCGGCGACCGAGCTGCCGGAGCATCCGACCTTCTTCACCAAGGCGAGCACCGCGGTTATCGGGCCGCACGACGCGATCCTGATCGATCGCACCATCACCGAGAAGCTCGACTGGGAAGCCGAGCTCGGCGTCGTGATCGGCAGGCGCGGCAAGAACATCGCACAGTCCTCGGCCATGGAGCACGTGTGGGGCTACATGGTCATCAACGACATCACCGGCCGCGAAGTGCAGCGTCGCCATGGAAACCAGTGGTTCAAGGGCAAGAGCCTGGATTCGAGTTGCCCCATGGGCCCCTGGATCGTGACTGCCGACGCGCTCGACCCCGCCGACCTGGCGATCCAGTGCCGCGTCAACGGCGTGGCGAAGCAGGCATCCACCACGCGACGCATGTTCTTCGGGATTCCGAGCATCCTCGAGGAGCTGTCGCACGGCCTCACTCTCGAGCCGGGCGACGTGATCGCGACCGGCACGCCCGAGGGCGTGGGCCATGCGCGAGTGCCGCCCGAGTTCCTTGCGCGGGGCGACGTGGTGGAGACCGAGGTGAGCGGGATCGGAAAGCTGCGCAACATCGTCGGTCCGCCCTGA
- a CDS encoding Bug family tripartite tricarboxylate transporter substrate binding protein: MNEFRRCHLRRAMLGCMAALALTCAVPSAWAAYPERPVRLIVPFPPGGPNDIIARLLSEKLTTALGQPVVVDNVPGGSTIIGTRQAAEAPADGYTLLMVSPSHVINPGLRPNMPYDLLRDFAPIIHVAVSPNVLAVHPGTPAKSVPELIALARAKPGQINYGSGGAGTATHLAGELLCAMAGVKMNHIPYKGDAQATSDLLGGQISWKFGTILSTKQFVDAGRLRALAVSGAKRVPALPDVPTVAETIPGFEATSLYGVAAPAKTPASVIARLNREIGAIVESPAFRQTLSEDGAEVVGGTPEAFRSNLAKAIDKWKSVIQTAGIKLE, from the coding sequence ATGAACGAGTTCCGAAGGTGCCACTTGCGAAGGGCCATGCTGGGCTGCATGGCCGCACTCGCGCTGACCTGCGCCGTTCCGTCGGCATGGGCTGCATATCCGGAGCGCCCGGTGCGCCTCATCGTCCCGTTTCCGCCGGGCGGCCCCAACGACATCATCGCGCGCCTGCTGAGCGAGAAGCTCACGACAGCGCTTGGCCAGCCGGTCGTCGTCGACAACGTGCCGGGCGGCAGCACGATCATCGGCACGCGCCAGGCGGCGGAAGCGCCAGCCGATGGCTACACGCTGCTGATGGTGTCGCCGAGCCACGTCATCAACCCGGGGCTCAGACCGAACATGCCCTACGACCTCCTGAGGGACTTCGCGCCGATCATCCATGTCGCGGTGTCACCCAACGTGCTGGCCGTGCACCCCGGGACACCGGCGAAGAGCGTCCCGGAACTGATCGCGCTGGCCAGGGCGAAACCCGGCCAGATCAACTACGGCTCCGGCGGCGCCGGCACCGCCACCCACCTGGCCGGCGAGCTGCTGTGCGCGATGGCTGGCGTGAAGATGAACCACATCCCGTACAAGGGCGACGCGCAAGCGACGAGCGACCTGCTCGGCGGCCAGATCAGCTGGAAGTTCGGCACCATCCTGTCGACCAAGCAGTTCGTGGACGCAGGGCGGCTGCGCGCGCTGGCGGTGAGCGGTGCCAAGCGAGTCCCGGCGCTGCCGGACGTACCCACGGTCGCGGAAACCATCCCGGGGTTCGAAGCCACGTCGCTCTACGGTGTCGCGGCGCCGGCAAAGACGCCGGCGAGCGTCATTGCAAGACTGAACAGGGAAATAGGCGCCATCGTCGAATCCCCTGCCTTTCGCCAGACGCTGTCGGAAGACGGCGCCGAAGTCGTCGGCGGCACGCCAGAGGCTTTCCGCAGCAACTTGGCGAAGGCCATCGACAAATGGAAATCGGTCATCCAAACCGCCGGCATCAAGCTGGAATGA
- a CDS encoding alpha/beta fold hydrolase — translation MANIEGALPVDRALPGTWIAGQSDDDLLLGSLASTDIMNLSRKKTLATSRAGLVAGATLAASAATAVWVELQARRAEREHPPAGRFVDVDGARLHYVERGEGPTVVLIHGNVVSLADFDASGLVERLAVDHHVIAIDRPGFGHSTRPRDRRWTPSAQAAMLHAALKRLGVERPIVVGHSMGTLVALAMALDHPEYVRSLVLMGGYYYPTVRVDALLIAPVALPVLGDVMRYTVTALSSRALIGRTVQGMFWPNEAPANFFPVLSREMMLRPVQIRANAEDATFMMPAASASSARYKELRMPVTIIAGANDKVVDFEAHSTRLHRDVPQSELVVVPGAGHMVHYVAPERVIAAVRSGSEH, via the coding sequence TTGGCGAATATCGAAGGCGCTTTGCCAGTTGACCGTGCGCTGCCAGGCACGTGGATTGCCGGGCAATCCGATGACGATCTTCTTCTTGGCTCGCTTGCCTCAACTGACATCATGAATCTGTCCCGGAAGAAAACGCTTGCCACCTCTCGGGCCGGCTTGGTCGCTGGTGCCACTCTCGCCGCCTCGGCAGCCACCGCGGTTTGGGTCGAGCTTCAGGCGCGTCGAGCAGAACGCGAGCACCCGCCCGCCGGGCGGTTCGTGGACGTCGACGGTGCAAGGCTTCACTACGTCGAGCGCGGCGAAGGGCCTACGGTCGTGTTGATTCACGGCAACGTCGTATCGCTCGCCGACTTCGATGCCAGCGGCCTTGTCGAGAGACTGGCCGTAGACCACCACGTGATCGCGATCGACCGGCCCGGCTTTGGCCACAGCACCCGACCACGCGATCGTCGTTGGACGCCCAGCGCTCAAGCGGCAATGCTCCATGCGGCTCTGAAGCGCTTGGGCGTCGAGCGACCGATCGTCGTCGGTCACTCGATGGGCACCCTGGTCGCGCTTGCAATGGCGCTCGACCATCCAGAGTACGTGCGCAGCCTGGTGCTGATGGGTGGCTACTACTACCCGACGGTCCGCGTCGATGCGCTCCTCATTGCTCCCGTAGCGCTACCGGTGTTGGGCGACGTGATGCGGTATACGGTGACTGCGCTTTCGAGCCGGGCGCTGATCGGGCGCACGGTGCAGGGCATGTTCTGGCCGAATGAAGCGCCAGCCAACTTCTTCCCAGTGCTCTCGCGCGAAATGATGCTGCGCCCGGTGCAGATCCGCGCCAATGCGGAGGACGCAACTTTCATGATGCCCGCGGCGAGCGCCAGCAGCGCCCGATACAAGGAGCTTCGAATGCCGGTCACCATCATCGCAGGCGCCAACGACAAGGTGGTCGACTTCGAAGCGCATTCGACGCGACTTCATCGGGACGTGCCGCAAAGCGAATTGGTCGTCGTCCCGGGGGCGGGGCACATGGTGCACTACGTGGCGCCCGAGAGAGTGATCGCCGCGGTCAGAAGCGGCTCGGAGCACTGA
- a CDS encoding GlxA family transcriptional regulator, whose amino-acid sequence MRIAILAFPRFQLLDVAGPADVFAEASRQLGDPRAYQVQVIGTDEGMLRSSSGLRLAVDATVATHRARIDTLLVAGSPDIEDMASDAQLQAWLRRQSRSVRRYGSVCTGAFVLAASGLLEGKRVATHWNATARLASAYPGTCVEADAIYVKDGKLFTSAGVTAGIDLALAMVEEDHGRELALQVARQLVMFLKRPGGQSQFSAHLAAQTSERSSVRAVQEHVLATLTDDLSIPALASRAGMSERSFARIFRSETGTTPAAFVEHARIDAARRLAEQSDLPAKRLAAAVGYANVDGFRRAFGRRLGVSLGEYRRRFAS is encoded by the coding sequence ATGCGCATCGCCATCCTCGCGTTCCCGCGCTTCCAGTTGCTCGACGTCGCCGGACCCGCCGACGTCTTCGCCGAAGCATCGCGCCAGCTCGGCGACCCCCGGGCGTACCAGGTGCAGGTGATCGGCACCGACGAAGGCATGCTCCGAAGCAGCAGCGGGTTGCGCCTGGCCGTCGATGCGACCGTGGCAACCCATCGCGCGCGCATCGACACCTTGCTGGTCGCGGGAAGCCCCGACATCGAGGACATGGCGAGCGATGCGCAATTGCAGGCCTGGCTGCGGCGCCAGTCCCGCAGCGTGCGACGCTATGGGTCGGTGTGCACCGGCGCCTTCGTCCTGGCCGCGTCGGGACTGCTGGAGGGCAAGCGCGTGGCAACCCACTGGAATGCCACCGCCCGCCTGGCGTCAGCCTATCCGGGGACGTGCGTGGAAGCAGACGCCATCTACGTGAAGGACGGCAAGCTGTTCACGTCCGCCGGTGTGACCGCCGGAATCGACCTCGCCCTTGCGATGGTGGAAGAGGACCATGGACGCGAACTTGCGCTGCAGGTGGCACGCCAGTTGGTGATGTTCCTCAAGCGCCCGGGCGGGCAGAGCCAGTTCAGCGCGCACCTGGCCGCGCAGACCTCCGAGCGCTCCAGCGTGCGCGCGGTGCAGGAGCATGTTCTTGCGACGCTGACCGACGACCTGTCGATACCCGCGCTGGCTTCGCGTGCGGGCATGAGCGAACGCAGCTTCGCGCGGATCTTCCGCAGTGAGACCGGCACGACGCCCGCCGCTTTCGTCGAGCATGCGCGGATCGACGCAGCCCGCCGCCTGGCGGAGCAGTCGGACCTGCCGGCCAAGCGACTGGCTGCCGCGGTGGGCTACGCGAACGTCGACGGGTTCCGGCGTGCGTTCGGGCGTCGGCTCGGGGTGAGTCTTGGCGAATATCGAAGGCGCTTTGCCAGTTGA
- a CDS encoding TetR/AcrR family transcriptional regulator, with amino-acid sequence MARRPLIKPRKLATQERSRATVDSLIEATARILVKEGFDKASTNRIAQLSGVSIGSLYQYFPSKEALVAAVIERHQQQIMQTVRSELARVSTQPLEEAVRRFVAVAVKAHRLDPQLHRVLAEQIPRVGKLEKLETFSSENFSLFRDYLEGVRGELGVDDLELASFVCVTTIEALTHNAVLHQSRMLTNDRMEALIDETARLVTGFLKA; translated from the coding sequence ATGGCACGCAGACCTCTCATCAAGCCGAGGAAACTCGCCACGCAGGAGCGATCGCGAGCGACCGTAGACAGCTTGATCGAGGCAACCGCTCGCATTCTGGTCAAGGAGGGCTTCGACAAGGCCAGCACCAACCGCATCGCGCAACTTTCGGGGGTGAGCATCGGCTCTCTCTATCAATACTTCCCGAGCAAGGAAGCACTCGTTGCCGCCGTGATCGAGCGCCATCAACAGCAGATCATGCAAACGGTTCGCAGCGAGTTGGCGCGGGTTTCGACGCAGCCGCTGGAGGAAGCCGTGCGCAGGTTCGTCGCTGTCGCCGTGAAGGCGCACCGCCTCGATCCTCAATTGCACCGAGTGCTGGCCGAGCAGATCCCGCGGGTTGGAAAGCTCGAGAAGCTGGAAACCTTCAGCAGTGAAAACTTCAGCCTGTTCAGGGACTATCTCGAAGGTGTTCGGGGCGAGCTCGGCGTCGACGACCTGGAGCTCGCATCGTTCGTGTGTGTCACGACGATCGAGGCGTTGACACACAACGCAGTGCTACACCAGTCCAGGATGTTGACCAACGACCGGATGGAGGCGCTCATCGACGAGACGGCGCGCCTGGTGACGGGCTTCCTGAAGGCCTAG
- a CDS encoding nuclear transport factor 2 family protein — protein sequence MNDDDVRAALQRHWAASDANDFAAEHAIYAEQAVLEYPQSGERIRGRQQIEASRRAQPDPKRFVVRRTLGGGELWITEVVVTYDKAPVHVVSIMEFKGTQVIRETQYFGEPFAPGSSRAQWVEPMDRGQHSPGQQFPKE from the coding sequence ATGAACGACGACGATGTGCGAGCCGCGCTGCAGCGCCACTGGGCGGCCTCCGATGCCAACGACTTTGCGGCCGAACACGCGATCTATGCCGAGCAAGCGGTGCTCGAGTACCCTCAATCGGGCGAACGCATTCGCGGCCGGCAGCAGATCGAAGCGTCGCGCAGGGCGCAGCCGGACCCCAAGCGGTTTGTCGTGCGGCGGACACTGGGCGGCGGCGAGCTTTGGATCACCGAAGTGGTCGTCACGTATGACAAAGCCCCGGTCCATGTCGTGAGCATCATGGAGTTCAAGGGCACCCAGGTGATCCGGGAAACGCAATACTTCGGCGAACCTTTTGCGCCGGGTTCTTCTCGCGCGCAGTGGGTCGAGCCGATGGACCGAGGCCAGCACTCCCCTGGTCAGCAATTCCCGAAAGAATAG
- a CDS encoding SLAC1 anion channel family protein, protein MKNLPVNLFASVMGLSGLSLAWRLAHDSLGATAFVGEAIGVFALGVFALISLGYLVKLVKHPQAVCAEFLHPVAGSFFGTIAISILLLSAVVEPYAAAAAPAIWTIGVVATLALSFIAVSRLLKGQVDASHAVPAWIIPGVATLDIPVTGQHMRMAWASEINLLACAVGAVMALVILVMVISRLVHRDPLAPAMTPSLMILVAPFAVGFIAYTNVIGGVDRFAALLLYFGLFMFAVVVPKVFRPSVSFSPSWWAIGFPMAALANAALRYSAYRDSGPLWWLAIGLLVALSLAIAVLTVRTVHIALNGKLFT, encoded by the coding sequence GTGAAAAACCTGCCGGTCAACCTCTTTGCCTCGGTGATGGGCCTCTCCGGGCTGTCGCTGGCCTGGCGACTCGCGCACGACAGCCTCGGCGCAACGGCTTTTGTCGGCGAAGCCATTGGCGTGTTCGCACTGGGCGTGTTCGCGCTCATCTCGCTCGGGTATTTGGTCAAGCTCGTGAAGCATCCCCAGGCCGTGTGCGCGGAGTTCCTCCATCCGGTGGCAGGCAGCTTCTTCGGAACCATCGCGATCTCGATTCTTTTGCTGTCTGCCGTCGTCGAACCCTATGCGGCGGCCGCAGCGCCGGCCATCTGGACGATCGGCGTCGTGGCGACACTCGCGCTGAGCTTCATCGCCGTGTCGCGCCTGCTCAAAGGCCAGGTCGATGCATCGCATGCCGTGCCTGCGTGGATCATTCCGGGCGTGGCCACGCTGGACATTCCCGTCACCGGACAGCACATGCGCATGGCCTGGGCTTCGGAGATCAACCTGCTGGCTTGCGCCGTCGGTGCCGTGATGGCGCTCGTGATTCTCGTGATGGTCATCAGCCGGCTCGTGCACCGTGACCCGCTCGCGCCCGCCATGACACCGTCGCTGATGATTCTGGTCGCGCCTTTCGCAGTGGGCTTCATCGCCTACACGAATGTCATCGGCGGCGTCGATCGCTTTGCCGCGCTGCTCTTGTATTTCGGGCTGTTCATGTTCGCCGTGGTCGTACCGAAGGTGTTCCGCCCGAGCGTGAGCTTCTCACCGTCCTGGTGGGCGATCGGCTTCCCGATGGCAGCACTGGCCAACGCGGCGCTCAGGTACTCGGCGTACCGCGACAGCGGTCCGCTGTGGTGGCTCGCGATCGGGCTGCTTGTGGCGCTGAGTCTTGCCATTGCGGTGCTCACCGTTCGCACGGTCCATATCGCGCTGAACGGCAAGCTTTTCACATGA
- a CDS encoding mandelate racemase/muconate lactonizing enzyme family protein, translating into MSELKITAVEAIPLAFVGTHDFRISEGRTRRHVSVLLRVATDDPAVTGVAEVVSAPPGKPEEFQEEIVFAIRRYVEPALVGLPATDTTAACLRVAAVLKGRAWTKAAVNVALRDLSARALGVPVHVLLGGRVRDEIPVIGPVLGIDTPERMARIASETVGAGFRTLKLKLGETVRSDIDRVAAVREAVGPAIGLRVDGNDHYKPADAIRLIRAIERFDLEHVEQPTGRGDVLGMAEVRRHVGVPIMSDDMVATPEEAMTAIRLGAVDRVKVKVTKHGLDGALAIVNMLEAAGVGAVLGHVFELGLAAAAEAQFALAAPSLIMPVEIGSLRPMGFSQDIIEEDLHRRPGFISLPEGPGLGVTLDAAAVDAARIESRPKVA; encoded by the coding sequence ATGAGCGAACTGAAGATCACGGCCGTCGAGGCCATTCCGCTCGCCTTCGTCGGCACGCATGACTTTCGCATCTCGGAGGGTCGCACGCGCCGGCATGTCTCGGTGCTGCTGCGCGTCGCAACCGACGACCCGGCGGTGACCGGTGTGGCGGAAGTGGTGTCGGCGCCACCTGGCAAGCCGGAAGAATTCCAGGAGGAGATCGTCTTCGCGATACGGCGCTATGTGGAGCCCGCACTGGTCGGACTGCCCGCCACCGACACGACGGCTGCCTGTTTGCGCGTGGCGGCCGTCCTCAAGGGGCGCGCATGGACCAAGGCCGCGGTGAACGTGGCGCTGCGCGATCTCTCCGCCCGCGCGCTGGGCGTGCCCGTGCACGTTCTGCTCGGAGGCCGCGTGCGCGACGAGATTCCGGTCATCGGCCCGGTGCTCGGCATCGACACGCCCGAGCGCATGGCGCGGATTGCCTCGGAGACCGTCGGTGCCGGCTTCCGCACGCTGAAGCTCAAGCTCGGCGAAACCGTGCGCTCGGACATCGACCGGGTTGCAGCGGTGCGCGAGGCGGTGGGCCCGGCCATCGGGCTGCGCGTGGACGGCAACGACCACTACAAGCCGGCCGATGCGATCCGGTTGATCCGCGCTATCGAGCGCTTCGACCTGGAGCATGTCGAGCAGCCCACCGGCCGCGGCGACGTTCTCGGCATGGCCGAGGTGCGGCGCCATGTCGGCGTGCCCATCATGTCGGACGACATGGTGGCTACGCCCGAAGAAGCCATGACTGCCATCCGGCTCGGCGCCGTGGACCGCGTCAAGGTGAAGGTCACCAAGCACGGCCTCGACGGCGCGCTCGCGATCGTGAACATGCTGGAGGCCGCGGGCGTCGGCGCCGTGCTGGGGCACGTGTTCGAGCTCGGGCTCGCCGCCGCGGCAGAGGCGCAGTTCGCACTGGCCGCGCCGAGCCTGATCATGCCGGTCGAGATCGGTTCGCTTCGCCCCATGGGCTTCTCGCAGGACATCATCGAAGAAGACCTGCACCGGCGGCCTGGCTTCATCAGCCTGCCCGAGGGCCCGGGGCTCGGGGTGACGCTCGATGCGGCGGCCGTGGATGCCGCCCGCATCGAGAGCCGGCCGAAGGTGGCGTGA
- a CDS encoding Bug family tripartite tricarboxylate transporter substrate binding protein — MAQRSRPWLATLLLFATCTGAMAQWKPTQDVEFVIPFGLGGGADLFARTLIKIAQDEKMVPTHIVANNKPGGGTASGVGYVVSSRNKDPHTLVLINPQTQITPLRVPRTFGAKDLQPIMNFMLDDYLLAVKAGSPYASAADMVAAAKSRPRTISVGSAGTADDMAIALLEQATGTRFNLVRFNGGGEALTALLGGHVDSVAGNPIELMSQLQAKTIKGVGVFRPTRFEALADVPTLEEQGIKVTPFQMWRGVAIPKGAPREAAMYWEDVFARVARTPAFKSYIATNVATEKVLGTQDFLAFLSEQETIYKAALARIGGKP, encoded by the coding sequence ATGGCTCAGCGATCGAGACCCTGGCTTGCAACGCTCCTGCTGTTCGCCACCTGCACCGGCGCGATGGCGCAATGGAAGCCCACGCAGGACGTGGAGTTCGTCATCCCGTTCGGACTTGGCGGTGGCGCCGATCTGTTCGCGCGCACCCTGATCAAGATCGCGCAGGATGAGAAGATGGTCCCGACCCACATCGTGGCCAACAACAAGCCTGGCGGCGGCACGGCAAGCGGGGTGGGCTACGTGGTCTCGTCCCGCAACAAGGACCCGCACACACTGGTGCTGATCAACCCGCAGACGCAGATCACGCCGCTGCGCGTGCCCCGGACCTTCGGTGCCAAGGACCTGCAGCCGATCATGAACTTCATGCTCGACGACTACCTGCTCGCGGTGAAGGCCGGGTCGCCCTACGCGTCGGCGGCCGACATGGTCGCGGCGGCAAAGTCCAGGCCGCGCACGATCTCGGTCGGTTCCGCCGGCACCGCCGACGACATGGCGATCGCGCTGCTCGAGCAGGCAACCGGCACCAGGTTCAACCTTGTACGGTTCAACGGCGGTGGCGAGGCGCTGACAGCGCTGCTCGGCGGCCATGTCGATTCGGTCGCCGGCAACCCGATCGAGTTGATGTCGCAACTCCAGGCCAAGACGATCAAGGGGGTGGGTGTGTTCCGCCCGACGCGCTTCGAAGCGCTTGCGGATGTTCCGACGCTTGAAGAGCAGGGCATCAAGGTCACGCCGTTCCAGATGTGGCGCGGCGTAGCGATTCCCAAGGGCGCACCCAGGGAGGCCGCCATGTACTGGGAGGACGTGTTCGCAAGAGTGGCACGCACACCGGCATTCAAGAGCTACATCGCAACCAACGTTGCGACGGAGAAGGTGCTGGGCACCCAGGATTTCCTCGCATTCCTGAGCGAGCAGGAAACCATCTACAAGGCGGCGCTGGCGCGCATCGGGGGCAAGCCATGA
- a CDS encoding DinB family protein, whose translation MHDTLHRLFKFKAWANDQLFTALARLGDEPPVTALAIKALSHTYVVDRIFAAHLRREAHPYTSANLSEMPTLEELSADLGKSDQEYIDYVSALDRDELAEAIEFTFTDGATGRMSREEMLMHVLAHGTGHRGQVSAVMLLNSVPPAKDGLATYLHEVEASTRRRTLA comes from the coding sequence ATGCACGACACATTGCACCGCCTCTTCAAGTTCAAGGCCTGGGCAAACGACCAGCTGTTCACGGCGCTGGCCCGGCTTGGTGACGAGCCCCCGGTTACCGCATTGGCGATCAAGGCGTTGAGCCACACCTACGTGGTCGACCGGATATTCGCCGCGCACCTTCGGCGAGAAGCTCACCCGTACACGTCGGCAAACCTGAGCGAGATGCCGACACTCGAAGAGCTATCCGCTGATCTCGGAAAGAGCGACCAGGAATACATCGACTACGTGTCGGCGCTCGATCGCGACGAACTGGCCGAAGCGATCGAGTTCACCTTCACCGACGGCGCGACTGGGCGCATGTCCCGCGAGGAAATGCTCATGCATGTCCTGGCGCACGGCACAGGTCACCGTGGACAGGTCAGCGCCGTGATGCTGCTCAATTCCGTTCCGCCGGCCAAGGACGGACTTGCGACCTACCTGCATGAAGTGGAGGCGTCGACGAGGAGGCGGACTCTGGCTTGA